In Miscanthus floridulus cultivar M001 chromosome 8, ASM1932011v1, whole genome shotgun sequence, the sequence AATAACCAACACAGGTATTGGCAAAATAGATGCAGACATCTGGCTACCCTACAAAAGTAATCAATACCAGACATGTTTGAGTGACACAAAATTTGAAGCTGTGTATTACCATTGATGCTCCAGCCATCTTTACTCTTGTTTCTTGATATTCATAGTACTAGTGACAAGTTTAACCTTCTCTCCTTTCAGGGGAAAATGACAAGTTTAACCTTCTCTTCTTTCAGGGGAAAGCATAACAGGCCCCTTAAAGAGCCATTTTTAGCGAGTATTCGTTACTAATAAGAACTCGATGCTTCCACTCATTTCTTCTGAGAATCTTATGTCATGGGTCCACTACCAGACCCATGAGAACTATGGGTGCCAACAGGCACAGTGCGTTGAGCAAAAATGAGCAATTGCTTCCGTTGATCCTCATTGGTATGGGGGAGGCTGGCACGCAGAAGCTCTACTGGCATTTCCCTGGTTATAACTGCTGCCGCAGCAGGTTGCAATTGGGCAGTATGAACCACACTATCAAACTTACTCATGCAGTACTGTGTAAGAAGCCCGAAAAAGGCGTCAAATGATGCCTGCCATAGAGCTCGATTCTGCATACTGTAGTTAGAAGCCACGTGCTGATCAGTGAGTAGAACTGTTGCTCTGTCCAGTACAGACTTTATGATGACAGAAGCCCAATCACCTGCTGGGGATCCAAGGGGTCGAAGAGGTGGTTGCAATGATGAACAGACAATAGCAGCAAGGCAAGCACTGAGATCACTCAACTCCATCCGAACAATACGTGTGGATACAGCTCTTGCAAGTCTAGTCATTGTCTCCGCTGCACTGATATCAGAGGGCATATTTCCAAATATGGATCTTAGATGCCGGAAGACTGCCATGCAAGCTATCCTTGCAAGCTCACTGCCTGATGTCACAAGTTCAAGGTAACGGGAAAGTAGTTTCCGGCCCTTTGGTAGAGTGACTATGCGAAGAAACACCAAATCATCATATGGAGACAGAGGTGAATTCTTATTTGGTGCAAGGGGATCAACTAACTGCAGTGATTCTGCAAGCTGCTCGAGGAGTCCCTGTCTTCTGTTTCTCAGTTGCAAACCACCATCTTGCTGCTGGCTAAATTGCAGCAGACGATCAATATCATCAACATCAAGCAGTAGGCAAAGTCCGTCTTCAATTGTGATCCTAGCAGCAAGCATGGGTTCTTGGTCAAGAGGCTTTGACACAGATTTTTCAGCATTATCACTTGGTGCAGAGGCTTGTTCAACATCAAGAAGCGGACGAGGCCTACGGATCGAAGAAAATGGAAGCCTCCCAAGAGCATCAACCTGTAGATACGCATGTGGCTCATCCTTACTGCGTGCACGCGAAGATGGATCTCTAATCAAGGTTGGACAAAAGTGGTGCTTTAGTTGAGCGCCTGCTGATTTTTTTGCTAAACAAGCTTGATGGTAGTAATCATCAATATATGGGTCATTGATGTGTGTGGCAGCTTGCTGCATCCTTGCAATGTTCTCGATTTCTTCAGTAGACATGTACTTGGATCTGAACCGTGGCCATCCATTATCCATCCTAATATTATTGAGCTCATAACCTTGGTGAGGATATCGCTGTCCCAGCCTTCCATGTTGCAACATTGATCTTGCTCTTGGATCACTAAAGTCAGGCATAGcaaagtttgcatcaaatctaCTCATCACTTGTGAAGGATGCTGAGGACCAAATATCTGCATGCTTTGTGGTGGGGAATGATGGGGACCAATCATCTGTGCATGTAGTTGTGAGAACTGTGGTGAGGACTGTTGCATTGGCAGCATTCCATGTTGACCAGGTGGCTGCA encodes:
- the LOC136476296 gene encoding protein PAT1 homolog isoform X2; protein product: MLEEGVGSFTDIDDLAGTFSKLTRIVNEPKQPGLVSHRGSISRQSSNAEWAQESGPSYWPTQPVLDTDHGLDKKNWWSQQPHSVNFIDSRLQRTSSSPQQDAQYNPVEPILGAKPSPLHRTSSYPQQEPQYSNTEPIPVPRSSFISYPPSGAASHSSPSQPHHVSMPSPPTAFQLPMSSAQNDLPLPQFHHGGTPPGPPFGRQNHVLNSGSMHGNGPRFMPGLMPHQLQRPNGLMPPQMQPPGQHGMLPMQQSSPQFSQLHAQMIGPHHSPPQSMQIFGPQHPSQVMSRFDANFAMPDFSDPRARSMLQHGRLGQRYPHQGYELNNIRMDNGWPRFRSKYMSTEEIENIARMQQAATHINDPYIDDYYHQACLAKKSAGAQLKHHFCPTLIRDPSSRARSKDEPHAYLQVDALGRLPFSSIRRPRPLLDVEQASAPSDNAEKSVSKPLDQEPMLAARITIEDGLCLLLDVDDIDRLLQFSQQQDGGLQLRNRRQGLLEQLAESLQLVDPLAPNKNSPLSPYDDLVFLRIVTLPKGRKLLSRYLELVTSGSELARIACMAVFRHLRSIFGNMPSDISAAETMTRLARAVSTRIVRMELSDLSACLAAIVCSSLQPPLRPLGSPAGDWASVIIKSVLDRATVLLTDQHVASNYSMQNRALWQASFDAFFGLLTQYCMSKFDSVVHTAQLQPAAAAVITREMPVELLRASLPHTNEDQRKQLLIFAQRTVPVGTHSSHGSGSGPMT
- the LOC136476296 gene encoding protein PAT1 homolog isoform X1; this translates as MESGGTKFDASQYAFFGNNAVEEVELGGLDDDDGGGDAAFVEHEDEENPLYGRDNMLEEGVGSFTDIDDLAGTFSKLTRIVNEPKQPGLVSHRGSISRQSSNAEWAQESGPSYWPTQPVLDTDHGLDKKNWWSQQPHSVNFIDSRLQRTSSSPQQDAQYNPVEPILGAKPSPLHRTSSYPQQEPQYSNTEPIPVPRSSFISYPPSGAASHSSPSQPHHVSMPSPPTAFQLPMSSAQNDLPLPQFHHGGTPPGPPFGRQNHVLNSGSMHGNGPRFMPGLMPHQLQRPNGLMPPQMQPPGQHGMLPMQQSSPQFSQLHAQMIGPHHSPPQSMQIFGPQHPSQVMSRFDANFAMPDFSDPRARSMLQHGRLGQRYPHQGYELNNIRMDNGWPRFRSKYMSTEEIENIARMQQAATHINDPYIDDYYHQACLAKKSAGAQLKHHFCPTLIRDPSSRARSKDEPHAYLQVDALGRLPFSSIRRPRPLLDVEQASAPSDNAEKSVSKPLDQEPMLAARITIEDGLCLLLDVDDIDRLLQFSQQQDGGLQLRNRRQGLLEQLAESLQLVDPLAPNKNSPLSPYDDLVFLRIVTLPKGRKLLSRYLELVTSGSELARIACMAVFRHLRSIFGNMPSDISAAETMTRLARAVSTRIVRMELSDLSACLAAIVCSSLQPPLRPLGSPAGDWASVIIKSVLDRATVLLTDQHVASNYSMQNRALWQASFDAFFGLLTQYCMSKFDSVVHTAQLQPAAAAVITREMPVELLRASLPHTNEDQRKQLLIFAQRTVPVGTHSSHGSGSGPMT